A window of Abyssibacter profundi genomic DNA:
TGAGATGGACCATGGTGAGATGGACCATGGTGAGATGGACCATGGTGAGATGGACCATGGTGAGATGGACCATGGTGAGATGGACCATGGTGAGATGGACCATGGTGAGATGGACCATGGTGAGATGGACCATGGCGAGATGGACCATGGCGAGATGGACCATGGCGAGATGGACCATGGCGAGATGGACCATGGCGAGATGGACCATGGCGAGATGGACCATGGCGAGATGGACCACGGCGAGATGGACCATGGAAGTGATGGTTCCGGATCTTGGACACGCGCCGAGGTGCGTAGCCTGCACCGCGGTCAGCGCGCTGTGGTGCTGGCGCATGACATGATCCACTCCATCGGCATGCCACCGATGACCATGGGCTTTTCCGTGGCGCCGGCCGTCAACCTCGAGCCGATCGAGCAGGGCATGACGGTGCGTATCCAGGTCGACATGCCCTCTGACGGGGTCTACCGGGTCACGGCCATGGAGCCACTGCCATGATTGCTGCGCTGATCCGGTGGTCGTTGGCCAATCGTCCACTGGTGCTGCTGGCCACGGCCTTTGTGATCGTCGCCGGTGTCATGGCCGCGCGGGCAACGCCGGTGGATGCGATTCCTGACTTGTCCGACGTCCAGGTCATCATCCGCACGCCCTTTGCAGGTCAGGCGCCGGCCGTGGTCGAGCAGCAGGTCACCTATCCGTTGTCGACCGCCATGCTGGCGGTGCCCCATGCCCGTACGGTCCGGGGTTTTTCCTTTTTTGGGGACTCCTACGTCTACGTCATTTTCGACGATGGCACGGATCCGTACTGGGCCCGATCACGCGTACTGGAGTCCTTGTCTCAGGTTGCGGCTTCGCTGCCGCGTGAGGCCAGGCCGCAGCTCGGACCGGATGCGACCGGGGTGGGTTGGGTCTACGAGTACGTGCTGGTCGACCGCAGCGGGCAGCATGATCTGGCCCAACTGACCAGCCTGCAGAACTGGTTTCTGAAGTTCGAACTGCAAACCGTCGAAGGGGTGGCCGAGGTCGCCACCGTCGGCGGCATGGTGCGTCAGTATCAGGTCATCGTCGATCCCGTTCGGCTACAGGCGCACAGCCTGCCATTGTCCAGGGTGCAGCAGGCCATCGAGTCGGCCAACCAGGAAACCGGTGGTGCCGTGATCGAGATGGCCGAAGCCGAGTACATGGTTCGGGCAACCGGCTATCTGGACTCGGTTGATGACCTGCGCGCCGTGCCGCTGCGCACGGCAGACGATGGTGTTGTCGTGCGGCTGGAAGATGTGGCGCAGATCCAGCTGGGCCCGCAGCTACGCCGTGGGGTCGCCGAGTTCAACGGTCAGGGCGAAGTGGTCGGTGGCATCATCGTGATGCGCCAGGGGGGCAACGCCCAGGCCACCATCGCCGCGGTCAAAAAGCGCTTGGACCAGTTGCAGGGAAGCCTGCCGGCGGGCGTTGAGGTCGTGCCGGTGTACGACCGCTCGGCCTTGATCGGGCGGGCCATCGAGACATTGCAGCGCACCTTATTGGAGGAGCTGGCGATCGTGGCGGTCATCTGCCTGGTGTTCCTGTTCCATCTGCGCTCCGCACTGGTGGCGGTGATCAGCCTGCCGATCGGGCTTCTCGTCGCCATGCTGATCATGCGCGGGCAGGGGCTTAACGCCAACATCATGTCGCTGGGCGGCATGGCCATTGCCATCGGCGCCATGGTCGATGGCGCCATCGTCATGATCGAAAATCTGCACCATCACCTCGCGGCCAAAGATGATCGGCGGCACTGGCAACGGGTGGCCGACGCCGCGCAGGAGGTCGGTCCGGCGCTGTTCTTCTCGCTGGCCATCATCACGCTGTCGTTCTTACCGGTGTTGACGCTGGAGGCGCAGGAAGGCCGGCTGTTCGCACCGCTGGCCTATACCAAAACCTGGGCCATGGCTGCGGCCGCCGGGCTGGCCGTGACGCTGGTTCCTGTGCTGATGGGCTACGTCGTGCGCGGGTCGGTGCGGCCCGAGCAGGACAATCCGCTCAGCCGTGTTCTGGCGGCACTGTACCGGCCGCTGATTGCATGGGTGACCCGTCATCCCTGGGTTGCGGTCCTGCTGTCGGCGGCCTTGGCGTTGACTGCCATCTGGCCGGCGGCACAGCTCGGCAGCGAGTTCATGCCACCGCTGGACGAGGGCGACTGGATGTACATGCCGACCACCCGGCCGGGTCTGTCCATCGGCAAGGCGCGGGAGCTGTTGCAACAAACCGACAAGCTGATTAAATCCGTGCCCGAGGTCGACACGGTGTTCGGCAAGATCGGGCGTGCCGAAACGGCCACGGACCCGGCGCCGCTGACCATGATCGAGACCACGATCACCTTCAAGCCGGAAAGCGAGTGGCGACCCGGCATGACGCTGGAGGCGATCCGCGACGAAATCCGCCAACGCGTGAATCTTCCGGGGGTGACCAATGCCTGGGTCATGCCGATCAAGACCCGCATTGACATGTTGGCCACGGGCATCAAGACCCCGGTGGGGATTAAGATCAGCGGTGCGGATCTGGGCACCATCCAGGCGATTGGGCGGGAGCTGGAGACCTTGCTGGGGGAGGTGCCCGGCACCTTGAGCGTCTATGCCGAGCGGGTTGCAGGGGGGCGCTACATCACCATTGATATCGACCGTCGGGCGGCGGGGCGACTGGGTCTCAACATCGCGGATGTGCAGGCCGTTGTCCGCACGGCTGTTGGGGGGATGGCCGTGACCGAGACGGTTGAGGGCCTGGAGCGGTATCCCGTGAGCCTCCGGTATCCGCAGCACTGGCGCGAGTCACCGGAGGCCTTGAGCAGGCTGCCCATCGTGACCGCAGCAGGCAGGCAGGTTCAGTTGGGCGATGTGGCCGACATCCGGGTCGAGGAGGGTGCGGCGGTGATCAAAAGTGAAAACGCCCGCCGCGCGGGCTGGGTCTA
This region includes:
- a CDS encoding efflux RND transporter permease subunit, which gives rise to MIAALIRWSLANRPLVLLATAFVIVAGVMAARATPVDAIPDLSDVQVIIRTPFAGQAPAVVEQQVTYPLSTAMLAVPHARTVRGFSFFGDSYVYVIFDDGTDPYWARSRVLESLSQVAASLPREARPQLGPDATGVGWVYEYVLVDRSGQHDLAQLTSLQNWFLKFELQTVEGVAEVATVGGMVRQYQVIVDPVRLQAHSLPLSRVQQAIESANQETGGAVIEMAEAEYMVRATGYLDSVDDLRAVPLRTADDGVVVRLEDVAQIQLGPQLRRGVAEFNGQGEVVGGIIVMRQGGNAQATIAAVKKRLDQLQGSLPAGVEVVPVYDRSALIGRAIETLQRTLLEELAIVAVICLVFLFHLRSALVAVISLPIGLLVAMLIMRGQGLNANIMSLGGMAIAIGAMVDGAIVMIENLHHHLAAKDDRRHWQRVADAAQEVGPALFFSLAIITLSFLPVLTLEAQEGRLFAPLAYTKTWAMAAAAGLAVTLVPVLMGYVVRGSVRPEQDNPLSRVLAALYRPLIAWVTRHPWVAVLLSAALALTAIWPAAQLGSEFMPPLDEGDWMYMPTTRPGLSIGKARELLQQTDKLIKSVPEVDTVFGKIGRAETATDPAPLTMIETTITFKPESEWRPGMTLEAIRDEIRQRVNLPGVTNAWVMPIKTRIDMLATGIKTPVGIKISGADLGTIQAIGRELETLLGEVPGTLSVYAERVAGGRYITIDIDRRAAGRLGLNIADVQAVVRTAVGGMAVTETVEGLERYPVSLRYPQHWRESPEALSRLPIVTAAGRQVQLGDVADIRVEEGAAVIKSENARRAGWVYIDLDQRDIGSYVAEAQRRIAESLDLPAGYSLQWSGQYEYMERAKQRLQWVVPATLAVIALLLYLAFRSVTQALIILVTVPLALSGSVWMLYWLNYDLSVAVAVGLIALAGVAVEIGVVMLTYLNQARAAHRASGERGPRALVAAVRDGAQRRLRPVVMTATATIAGLIPIMLSDGTGSEVMRRIAAPMVGGLVSTLVLALVVLPAVYVLVYRRESRGG
- a CDS encoding copper-binding protein, which gives rise to EMDHGEMDHGEMDHGEMDHGEMDHGEMDHGEMDHGEMDHGEMDHGEMDHGEMDHGEMDHGEMDHGEMDHGEMDHGEMDHGEMDHGSDGSGSWTRAEVRSLHRGQRAVVLAHDMIHSIGMPPMTMGFSVAPAVNLEPIEQGMTVRIQVDMPSDGVYRVTAMEPLP